A window of the Salmo trutta chromosome 25, fSalTru1.1, whole genome shotgun sequence genome harbors these coding sequences:
- the LOC115162086 gene encoding proteasome subunit alpha type-3 — translation MSSIGTGYDLSASTFSPDGRVFQVEYAMKAVENSSTAIGIRCKDGVVFGVEKLVLSKLYEQGSNKRIFNVDRHVGMAVAGLLADARSLSEVAREEASNFRSNYGHNIPLKHLSERVAMYVHAYTLYSAVRPFGCSFILGSYDQDDGPQLYMVDPSGISYGYWGCAIGKAKQAAKTEIEKLQMKDMTCRELVKEVAKIIYIVHDEVKDKSFELELSWVGEVTNGKHELVPKDIREEAEKYAKDSLEEEDDSDEDNM, via the exons ATGAGTTCAATTGGAACTGGG TATGACTTGTCTGCCTCCACCTTTTCCCCTGATGGAAGGGTGTTCCAGGTGGAATATGCCATGAAGGCAGTAGAAAACAGCAG TACAGCAATTGGGATCCGATGCAAGGATGGGGTTGTGTTCGGTGTCGAGAAATTGGTTCTCTCCAAACTTTACGAACAAGGCTCAAACAAGCGTATCTTCAATGTCGACCGTCACGTAGGGATG GCAGTGGCTGGACTACTGGCTGATGCTCGATCCCTGTCTGAGGTGGCCAGAGAGGAGGCCTCCAACTTCAGATCCAACTATGGACACAACATCCCACTGAAG CATCTCTCAGAGAGGGTGGCCATGTACGTCCATGCCTACACGTTATACAGTGCGGTGCGGCCGTTTGGATGTAGCTTCATTTTGGGCTCTTACGATCAAGATGATGGTCCTCAGTTGTACATGGTTGACCCCTCTGGAATCTCATAT GGTTACTGGGGATGTGCTATTGGAAAAGCCAAGCAAGCCGCCAAGACAGAAATTGAAAAGCTTCAG ATGAAAGACATGACCTGCAGGGAGTTGGTAAAAGAGGTGGCCAAAAT AATCTACATTGTACATGATGAAGTGAAAGACAAATCGTTTGAGTTGGAACTAAGCTGGGTTGGAGAAG TGACAAATGGAAAACATGAGCTGGTTCCAAAAGACATCAGGGAGGAGGCAGAGAAGTACGCTAAG GATTCCTTGGAGGAGGAAGATGACTCTGATGAAGACAACATGTAA